The DNA window TTATCCCTCCACTACCGCTAATGGCCGCCATCCTCTACTTGCAGAGCAACCGCCTGAGTAACGCCGGCCTGCCTCCCTCACTGGAACGCAGCACTTCCATACGAGTGATTTACCTGTATGCCAACCAGTTGGATGAATTCCCTATACACCTGCCGCCGTCGTTACGGGAGCTCCATTTGCAGGATAATAACATACGAACGTTACCGAGATCAGCTCTGGCCAAACTACCACTGCTAGAACGTTTGCACCTGGATGACAACTCTATATCCACAGTTAGCATCCAGGAGCGAGCTTTTTCGGGGACTCCGCGGCTCCGACTGCTGTTTCTGTCCCGGAACCACCTATCGAGCATCCCCGCGGGTCTGCCGGCATCCTTGGAAGAGTTACGACTGGACGACAACAGAATCAGCACCATCCCCACGCACGCCTTCCGCGGGCTCTCCTCCCTGCGGCGCTTGGTCCTCGATGGGAACCTGCTGGCCAACACGCGCATCGCAGACGACACCTTCACCCGTCTGTCCAACCTGACGGAGCTGTCGCTGGTCAGGAACGCGCTGCAGTCCCCGCCGGTATACCTGCCATCCGCTCACCTTGTGCGACTCCATCTGCAAGACAACGGAATGACTCACATACCGCGAGGGGCTCTGGACGGGATGCGGCGGCTGCAGAGGCTGGACCTGTCGGGGAACAATCTGACCACTGTCCCACGGGGACTTCTGAAGGACACAGAAAGCctggagatgctgctgctgcgaggAAACCCCTGGTACTGCGGCTGCAATCTTCGCTGGCTCCACGCATGGCTTCACAGCCGCGGGGCGGCGGTGACAGTAAGGGGTCTGACCTGTCAGGGGCCCGAGGCCGTCAGGGGACAGGCCCTCAAAGAACTAACCTCCCTGATGGATCAGTGTGAAGGCCCCGCTGCTGGTCCCAGCACTGGAATGGGGATGAACCCAGcagaaaaagatggaggaggaggaggagggggaggtgaggAACGTGTTGAAGGCGACCAAGCAGTGGCTTCAGTTCCTCATggcagcaccaccagcacctccCCGCTGGTCCCGACACAAGGTTCCCTCTTTACCCTGCGGGCCAAGCGGCCGGGCCTTGTGATGCCTTTGCCtccgggtgagggggggcacgTGTCCAGAGAGGCCCTGGAGCTGACCGTAAAGCCTCTTTCTTCGGACAGTGTGCTGGTGAGCTGGCTGTGCCCACAGTCGGCACCTTCCTTCCGCTTGTCGTGGCTGAGGCTGGGCAGCAGTGCGGCTCTGGGCTCCATAACTGAGACTCTGGTACCTGGAGACTGGAGGCAGTACACACTCGAACACCTCAGCCCACGCTCCCATTACCTCATCTGTCTGCTACCACTACGACAGGAATCGTCCCCCTTCGGGGGTTCCAGCATGGGTTTATCGCGGGTTAGTGGCATGGACACAGACAGCAAAGACTCGGCCCCGGCCTGTGCTCAGATAGAGACTGGAGACGCTCTGGTCAGCGCGGTGGGGGAGGGGTCAGACAAAGAGGGACAGGACTCTGAACTGACGGTTCTGCCATTGGCTGGGATCATAGGGGGCGCCACAGCAGTTGTAAGCCTGCTGTTGATCTTTGGCATTTTCTGCTGGTACGGGCAGAGAACAAGTTACGTGTCGGGGGACACAGGTTCATACAGCAGGGGCCGGGGCGGCAAACATTATGATGACTATGTAGAGTCGGGCACCAAGAAAGACACTTCAATCCTAGAAATCCGGGCCCCTCCTGCGGGGTTTCAGATGACAGCTATGGCCCATCAGGCCCTGCAGCCTAAGCTGGAGGACGTCACCTACATTCACACCATtttcccctcttcttcatcttccgcTCAAGCCAACGGGACCTACCGGAGCAGCCACGGAGCCGGGAGCCTCAACGGCACCATCCTCAGCCAAACCGGCCACCATCACGCCACTTACGGCACCAACCGTGGCTACAGAGAGGGTGGCGTCCCTGACATAGATTATGCCTACAcgtgatgcggggggggggacacgctaTCTGAGCCACGAATGCCCGGGCGCCATTTCTATGATGACGACCCATTGGCTGGTGGTCATATTGTCCTTGGTTTCCAAAGTACCCTCTGTGCCTCTGCTGGTTCAATTATGATTGGTTTGCTAGGTAGACAAGACTTACTTCAGCTATGTTGATTGGACATTGCTATTGAGTTACAGAAGTAACGGTCCTACTATACTCTACCGCTGTATACTACATTATACAGTGGATCCTTCTTTCAGCCCTTGTAGTTATATATGGTTACGTTTTCTCTTTTGGACATCTCAGTGTCTTTCAAAACCTACTGTTCTTCTCAGCTCATAATAGACAGTAACTTATTTGAGATTGATATACTAGGCTTAGCTGATTTAGCAGGAGATatatttatgagaaaaaaaggcACTTGATGTGTATAGAGATAGCTCTCATATCTTCCAACCAACTGTAAGCTCTGTGCTGTATAGATAAAAGAtttgacagagagagaaatcaatGGTTGTTATAACCCACAGATGACAATGCATCAAGGTTGACATGAAAGGATGTGTTCCTAGCCCCCTCTTTTCCTCTGGTTTactcccctcctttttttttttaatttttgcctAGTTTGAGGCTCTTTCTCTTTTGGCGGAGGCTCTTTGCTTTTATTGCTCTTGTGTCTTTTGTGGTGTCGTGAGCAGAGGACGACTTTGTTCTCGCCGAGGGAGCTGACAGCTGTGATAAGAGttctgacagagacaggagacacagaccaCAGCATGGGGAGACTaatgagggggagagagagagagagcgagcgtgTGGAGGGgtaggaaggagggaggggtgatgGATATATCGGTGGTTAGAATAGAAAGTAAGACAAGGGGAGAGGggtgtttttgggggggatggAAGCCCTGAGAGAGGTTTGATGGATTAAGGCAGAGAGCGATGACAGAAAATGGAGGGAAAAGGGACCCTAAGTGAAAAAAGGGCGTGTGACAAATGCAGtggcaagagggggggggggggggggaaacgacaAACGGAAAAGAAGATGGGGGATTGAGATGGGTGCGGCCGGGGTAAAGAAGAGGGGTGACGACTGTAATAACGTGACATCATCATCCAAAAAAATGACTCAAGATTTAACACCATCGTATCCACTAGTGCATTCGGAAATACCTGGCTGCACATTTCCTGCGAGGACTTGAGCTGCCTGTGATCATTACAAGTGAACCGCATGCCTCGTGTATCTTCGCCATAAAATGGACACGTTTAAATACCAATGTCTGTAGGACAACATCTAGAAGAGAGGCATGGCAAGACAATCAACTGGTTGCCAAGAAAGTAGGGAAAAAATGAGTAGCTTGAGAAGAACGGCCGTTAGACTCTCCCTCggtctaaaaaaaaattgcccaacttttttttttaacgtctgGTCATGTTATTAAATTACTTTTACAAAGTGAGAGAAACCTAATTATCCATCTTATAATAGTAACTCTTTATCATCTCGAGCCTGGTTTAATCTTCTtaaatgaacattttcagcGGCTAATAATATTTTGTAGGAAGTTGGAACCACTGACAGAATAGCTGTAAAACTAAAGATAATAAAGTGAGAGGTGAGACAAAACGATTAGTCAGTTAAGCCAAATCTAAGAAAACTATATACtactatttaaataaatgattcatcgTTGAAGTTGTTTTCTGAAGAGAAAATGCTAAATATGTCCTTCAGCTTCAGATTCTCAATTTTGACTATTTCAGTAGTCTTATGTTTTTGACCGAAAATCGGATGAGAGAGAATTTTACGACATTACCTTGGCCAGTAAACTGCTGTGATCGAGACAAGGAATTTCATTTTTGAGTTGAAATCAAAGTGAAACGAAAAAATATTATTCTAAAACGACTGAAAGTTCAAACTG is part of the Pungitius pungitius chromosome 2, fPunPun2.1, whole genome shotgun sequence genome and encodes:
- the flrt1b gene encoding leucine-rich repeat transmembrane protein FLRT1, which codes for MAADSIAELRDWLFLLLLCLTLLAEVLELAAAAIAMETGEGDEGIVCPSVCRCDEGFVYCNDRGLGIIPPLPLMAAILYLQSNRLSNAGLPPSLERSTSIRVIYLYANQLDEFPIHLPPSLRELHLQDNNIRTLPRSALAKLPLLERLHLDDNSISTVSIQERAFSGTPRLRLLFLSRNHLSSIPAGLPASLEELRLDDNRISTIPTHAFRGLSSLRRLVLDGNLLANTRIADDTFTRLSNLTELSLVRNALQSPPVYLPSAHLVRLHLQDNGMTHIPRGALDGMRRLQRLDLSGNNLTTVPRGLLKDTESLEMLLLRGNPWYCGCNLRWLHAWLHSRGAAVTVRGLTCQGPEAVRGQALKELTSLMDQCEGPAAGPSTGMGMNPAEKDGGGGGGGGEERVEGDQAVASVPHGSTTSTSPLVPTQGSLFTLRAKRPGLVMPLPPGEGGHVSREALELTVKPLSSDSVLVSWLCPQSAPSFRLSWLRLGSSAALGSITETLVPGDWRQYTLEHLSPRSHYLICLLPLRQESSPFGGSSMGLSRVSGMDTDSKDSAPACAQIETGDALVSAVGEGSDKEGQDSELTVLPLAGIIGGATAVVSLLLIFGIFCWYGQRTSYVSGDTGSYSRGRGGKHYDDYVESGTKKDTSILEIRAPPAGFQMTAMAHQALQPKLEDVTYIHTIFPSSSSSAQANGTYRSSHGAGSLNGTILSQTGHHHATYGTNRGYREGGVPDIDYAYT